One genomic region from Elusimicrobia bacterium HGW-Elusimicrobia-1 encodes:
- the rpsO gene encoding 30S ribosomal protein S15, which yields MPVSKAPIIEKFKVHPTDTGSSAVQIGIITERINLLNEHFKKFPKDLCSRHGFLRLIGRRRRLLEYLKRIDFARYKEVIASLNLRK from the coding sequence ATGCCGGTATCAAAAGCGCCCATCATCGAGAAGTTCAAAGTCCACCCCACTGACACGGGTTCTTCCGCGGTCCAAATAGGAATAATCACGGAAAGAATCAACCTTTTAAACGAGCACTTCAAGAAGTTCCCCAAAGACCTCTGTTCGCGGCACGGTTTTTTGCGTCTCATAGGCCGCCGCCGCCGTCTTTTGGAATACCTCAAAAGAATCGACTTCGCCAGATACAAAGAAGTAATAGCGTCGCTCAATTTAAGAAAATAA
- a CDS encoding polyribonucleotide nucleotidyltransferase — protein MLDEKTKRTLVVEHGQLAKQADGACIAKIGETIVLATVVYNPTDKENAAFLPLTVDYRERTYAAGKIPGGFFKREGRPSEREILTSRLIDRSIRPLFPENWYKETNVNIIVMSHDGANDPNILAVEAAACALRLSTIPMSDDLASVRVGKIDGEFVVNPTLDEQAASALDIVVSGTKDGAVMIEAGAREVSEDEILAAIDFARGVIKKILKETAAAIPAGKKIDLPVADAVVETIKAKVFSIISTDDVKSIVLTKEKKERDVKWSAAKKEVVDKVAAEIPESQKKTSSILEDMFYAVVRELIIKENTRADGRNPDEIRPIECYPHYFERQHGSAIFQRGQTQAFAAVTLGSPRDKQIMDVLEGEYKERFMFHYNFPGFATGEAKPERGVSRREQGHGALAKRALYPVLPEAEEFPYTIRVVSDILESNGSSSMASVCGGSLALFDAGVPIKRAVAGVAMGLVKEDSKYVILTDIMGMEDHVGDMDFKVAGTRQGITALQMDLKITNIDAATMKDALERAKTARFFILDLMDKALAAPRPEISEYAPKMEIVQISPSKIGALIGPGGKNIKKIQEETKANISVEDDGKVYISAVDAAALELAKQMVEFYTADAEMGKTYKGKVTRTLKIGAFVEIMPGKEGLVHVSQLSRDRMARVTDYVQEGDELTVTVSEVDDKGRINLSLQGNNNKLRK, from the coding sequence ATGCTGGACGAGAAGACAAAACGCACGCTTGTCGTGGAACACGGCCAGCTTGCAAAACAGGCCGACGGCGCGTGTATAGCTAAAATCGGCGAAACGATAGTGCTGGCCACGGTGGTTTATAACCCCACCGACAAAGAAAACGCGGCGTTTCTGCCCCTCACCGTGGATTATCGCGAAAGAACCTATGCCGCGGGAAAAATCCCCGGCGGTTTCTTCAAGCGCGAAGGCCGTCCGTCGGAAAGAGAGATACTTACCTCCCGCCTCATAGATAGATCCATCCGCCCGCTTTTCCCCGAAAACTGGTATAAAGAAACCAACGTCAACATAATAGTGATGTCCCACGACGGCGCGAACGACCCCAACATACTGGCCGTCGAAGCCGCGGCATGCGCTCTGCGCCTGTCGACGATTCCTATGAGCGACGATCTGGCTTCGGTGCGCGTAGGCAAAATAGACGGCGAGTTCGTCGTCAACCCCACGCTCGACGAGCAGGCCGCCAGCGCTCTTGACATAGTCGTGAGCGGCACGAAAGACGGCGCCGTGATGATAGAAGCCGGCGCCCGCGAAGTGTCCGAAGACGAGATACTTGCGGCCATTGATTTCGCGCGCGGTGTCATCAAAAAAATCCTGAAAGAGACGGCCGCGGCCATTCCCGCCGGCAAAAAAATCGACCTTCCCGTCGCCGACGCGGTCGTGGAGACGATTAAAGCGAAGGTATTCTCGATAATTTCTACCGACGACGTCAAGTCGATAGTTCTTACGAAAGAAAAGAAAGAGCGCGACGTCAAATGGTCGGCCGCCAAAAAAGAGGTCGTCGATAAAGTCGCCGCCGAGATACCCGAGTCCCAGAAAAAGACCTCGTCGATACTCGAAGATATGTTTTACGCCGTCGTGCGCGAGCTTATAATAAAGGAAAACACCCGCGCGGACGGAAGAAACCCCGACGAAATCCGCCCCATAGAGTGCTACCCGCACTACTTTGAGCGTCAGCACGGCTCGGCCATATTCCAGCGCGGCCAGACGCAGGCGTTTGCCGCCGTCACGCTCGGTTCCCCGCGCGACAAACAGATAATGGACGTGCTTGAGGGCGAATATAAAGAGCGGTTTATGTTCCACTACAACTTCCCGGGTTTTGCCACCGGAGAAGCCAAACCGGAACGCGGCGTTTCCCGGCGGGAACAGGGCCACGGCGCTCTTGCCAAAAGGGCTCTTTATCCCGTTCTTCCCGAGGCAGAAGAGTTTCCTTACACGATAAGAGTCGTATCCGACATACTGGAATCCAACGGTTCGTCTTCAATGGCTTCCGTTTGCGGCGGTTCGCTGGCGTTGTTCGACGCGGGCGTTCCGATCAAACGCGCCGTGGCGGGCGTCGCCATGGGCCTCGTCAAAGAGGATTCCAAATACGTGATACTCACCGACATAATGGGAATGGAAGATCACGTGGGCGATATGGACTTTAAGGTCGCGGGCACCCGTCAGGGAATAACAGCCCTTCAGATGGATCTTAAAATCACGAACATCGACGCGGCCACAATGAAGGATGCTCTTGAACGCGCCAAAACCGCGCGATTCTTCATTCTTGATTTGATGGACAAAGCGCTTGCCGCGCCGAGACCGGAAATTTCAGAATACGCTCCCAAAATGGAAATAGTTCAGATAAGCCCCTCGAAGATAGGCGCTTTGATAGGCCCCGGCGGCAAGAACATCAAAAAGATACAGGAAGAGACAAAGGCCAATATCAGCGTTGAAGACGACGGAAAGGTTTACATATCCGCCGTTGATGCGGCCGCTCTTGAACTTGCCAAGCAAATGGTGGAGTTTTATACCGCCGACGCCGAAATGGGCAAGACCTACAAAGGCAAGGTGACCAGGACACTTAAGATAGGGGCATTCGTGGAGATAATGCCCGGGAAAGAGGGTCTGGTGCACGTTTCGCAATTAAGCCGCGACCGTATGGCGCGCGTTACCGACTATGTGCAGGAAGGCGACGAACTGACCGTAACGGTTTCCGAGGTCGACGATAAAGGCCGCATCAACCTGTCTCTACAGGGCAACAATAATAAGCTTCGCAAATAG
- a CDS encoding undecaprenyl-diphosphatase — protein sequence MTTSLPSLSFLGIVQGLTEFLPVSSSGHLAILGAFLKLGDSSLAVSVALHLATLAAVIVFFRRRIAEAAMSPRAWLLVAAASLPTALIGLALKSQVEKIFAGRISWVYILMASTGAFLFAASKTRNAVSDAEVSPAEAGSVWKTITPLKAVAVGVVQGVAVLPGISRSGATISAALAMGIGRREAAEFSFIISIPAVAGAALLELKDALSAPVQDVSYAPMAVSMVLAFVSGLFAIGFLLKVMESRRLSYFSYYLWALAAAGIIFGR from the coding sequence ATGACCACATCGCTTCCGTCACTTTCTTTTCTGGGCATAGTTCAAGGGTTGACCGAATTTTTGCCGGTATCTTCCAGCGGACATCTTGCCATTCTGGGCGCATTCCTTAAACTCGGCGATTCGTCTCTGGCTGTTTCCGTCGCGCTGCATCTTGCCACGCTTGCCGCCGTGATTGTTTTTTTCAGGCGGCGCATAGCGGAAGCGGCGATGTCTCCGCGCGCGTGGTTGCTGGTGGCGGCCGCGTCGCTGCCCACGGCGCTGATCGGACTGGCTCTTAAATCGCAGGTGGAAAAGATTTTCGCCGGACGGATTTCGTGGGTGTATATCTTAATGGCGTCGACGGGCGCCTTTTTATTTGCGGCGTCTAAAACGCGCAATGCGGTTTCCGACGCGGAAGTTTCTCCGGCGGAGGCCGGTTCCGTATGGAAGACGATAACGCCGCTTAAGGCCGTAGCCGTCGGGGTCGTCCAGGGCGTTGCCGTTTTGCCCGGCATAAGCCGTTCCGGAGCCACTATATCCGCGGCTCTGGCGATGGGCATCGGCCGACGGGAAGCCGCCGAGTTTTCGTTTATAATTTCCATTCCGGCCGTGGCGGGAGCCGCGCTGCTGGAACTCAAAGACGCTTTGTCCGCCCCGGTACAGGATGTTTCTTACGCGCCGATGGCGGTTTCGATGGTTTTGGCGTTCGTATCGGGTTTATTCGCCATAGGATTTTTACTTAAAGTCATGGAGTCGCGGCGGTTG
- a CDS encoding acetyl-CoA carboxylase biotin carboxyl carrier protein subunit (composes the biotin carboxyl carrier protein subunit of the acetyl-CoA carboxylase complex, the enzyme that catalyzes the carboxylation of acetyl-CoA to malonyl-CoA, which in turn controls the rate of fatty acid metabolism), producing the protein MKNVNVSKDAASETVSGKENGRARLSPVAEKVKDAYGSMCDEGLLEMEIKEGDVAVYIRRAGADDAVESSGRAADDSRRRAAAPSSVPQKEPALPAGRNLTSPINGIFYRSSSPKSPPFSSEGDTVDAGKTLCIIEAMKVMNEIKADSRVKIVKILVENGIGVTQGQPIMLVE; encoded by the coding sequence ATGAAGAACGTCAACGTCTCCAAAGATGCCGCCTCCGAGACCGTCTCCGGTAAAGAGAACGGCCGCGCGCGCTTGTCGCCCGTAGCCGAAAAAGTCAAAGACGCCTACGGCTCGATGTGCGATGAAGGCCTTCTGGAAATGGAGATTAAGGAAGGCGATGTCGCCGTCTACATCAGGCGGGCGGGCGCCGACGACGCGGTAGAATCGTCGGGCCGCGCCGCAGACGACTCGCGCCGGCGGGCGGCCGCTCCGTCTTCCGTTCCGCAGAAAGAACCCGCGCTCCCCGCCGGACGAAATCTTACATCGCCCATCAACGGCATTTTCTACAGGTCTTCGTCGCCGAAATCGCCTCCGTTTTCGTCCGAAGGCGATACGGTTGACGCCGGGAAGACCCTCTGTATCATCGAGGCGATGAAGGTGATGAACGAAATCAAGGCCGACTCGCGCGTCAAAATCGTAAAAATCCTCGTCGAAAACGGCATCGGTGTGACGCAGGGTCAGCCGATAATGCTGGTGGAATGA